From one Comamonas piscis genomic stretch:
- a CDS encoding gamma-glutamyltransferase family protein — protein MAQMPHQDVRGVLGQRAMVASGHPLAAAAAQAQLQQGGSAVDAAIAADAVLGVVEPMATGVGGDLLAMLVPPGQPPLAYNGTGRAPQRLTADLVEAFPQRRIPERHPLSVTTPGVVQGWWDLHQRFGKRPWAQLFDAAVQAASQGFAVAPVAAREWALFQPVIARDAASAALYRADAPPRAGERFDNPALARLLQAVAAQGPQAFYAGAIPTACAAAVQAAGGVLAAVDFSAHQGNFCTPVSTPFRGATIYECPPNTHGVAVLHALAAMQDQAIDMASATTQVALVQAMEAAMAHAQQTVADPAGNTVCTTVVDADGLAISLMSSVFKRFGSGIGVAEGGFVLQNRGHGFSQPGHINGPAPGKRPYHTVVPGAATRDSEFLGVFGVVGGAMQPQGQVQLLCRMLAGGEAPQPALNQPRWRLEGGRVLAVEAGMPPAITAALRAQGYREPSGEGELGGRSDFGGAQWIWRLPDGQLCGASDHRKDGLALAV, from the coding sequence ATGGCGCAGATGCCCCACCAGGATGTGCGCGGCGTGCTGGGCCAGCGTGCGATGGTGGCCTCCGGCCACCCGCTGGCCGCCGCCGCCGCGCAGGCCCAGCTGCAGCAAGGCGGCTCGGCCGTAGATGCCGCGATTGCCGCCGATGCGGTGCTGGGCGTGGTCGAGCCCATGGCCACGGGTGTGGGCGGCGATCTGCTAGCCATGCTGGTGCCACCGGGCCAGCCGCCGCTGGCTTATAACGGCACCGGCCGCGCCCCCCAGCGCTTGACGGCCGACCTGGTCGAGGCCTTCCCCCAGCGCCGCATCCCCGAGCGCCATCCGCTCTCCGTCACCACGCCCGGCGTGGTGCAAGGCTGGTGGGATCTGCACCAGCGCTTTGGCAAACGGCCTTGGGCGCAGCTGTTTGATGCCGCCGTGCAGGCCGCCAGCCAGGGTTTTGCGGTGGCCCCCGTGGCCGCACGCGAGTGGGCCCTGTTCCAACCGGTGATTGCTCGCGATGCCGCCAGCGCCGCCCTGTACCGTGCCGATGCCCCACCCCGCGCGGGCGAGCGCTTCGACAACCCGGCCCTCGCCCGCTTGCTGCAAGCCGTCGCTGCGCAAGGGCCACAGGCTTTTTATGCCGGCGCCATCCCCACCGCCTGCGCGGCCGCCGTACAGGCAGCGGGTGGTGTGTTGGCCGCTGTAGATTTCAGCGCCCACCAGGGCAACTTCTGCACGCCAGTGAGCACGCCATTTCGCGGCGCCACCATCTACGAGTGCCCACCCAACACCCATGGCGTGGCCGTGTTGCATGCACTGGCCGCCATGCAAGACCAGGCCATCGACATGGCCAGCGCAACTACCCAGGTTGCCCTAGTGCAGGCCATGGAAGCGGCGATGGCCCATGCCCAGCAGACCGTGGCCGACCCAGCCGGCAATACCGTCTGCACCACCGTGGTGGATGCCGATGGCCTGGCCATCAGCCTGATGAGCAGCGTGTTCAAGCGCTTTGGCTCGGGCATTGGCGTGGCCGAAGGCGGCTTTGTGCTGCAAAACCGGGGCCATGGTTTTTCGCAGCCCGGCCATATCAATGGGCCGGCGCCGGGCAAGCGCCCCTACCACACGGTGGTGCCGGGCGCGGCTACGCGCGATAGCGAATTCCTCGGTGTGTTTGGTGTGGTGGGCGGCGCGATGCAACCCCAAGGCCAGGTGCAGCTGCTGTGCCGCATGCTGGCCGGAGGCGAGGCACCGCAGCCCGCCTTGAACCAGCCACGCTGGCGGCTGGAAGGCGGCCGGGTGCTGGCGGTGGAAGCCGGCATGCCGCCCGCGATTACCGCCGCGCTGCGCGCCCAGGGCTACCGCGAGCCGAGTGGTGAAGGCGAGCTGGGCGGGCGCAGCGACTTTGGTGGTGCGCAATGGATCTGGCGCCTGCCCGATGGCCAGTTGTGTGGCGCCTCCGACCACCGCAAGGACGGCCTGGCACTGGCCGTCTAA